In Pseudoalteromonas xiamenensis, the following are encoded in one genomic region:
- the birA gene encoding bifunctional biotin--[acetyl-CoA-carboxylase] ligase/biotin operon repressor BirA, with protein sequence MLKGLEGNKLRVLEALNQGGFVSGQALGEQLGISRTAIAKHIASLQEMGIDIFTVSGKGYCLNHSLPLLNPLQITQELEKKQHTHSSIEVVPVIDSTNTELMRRIQQGQYPVQGHALLAEMQQAGRGRRGKVWQSPFGANLYLSYYWRLDDGIQAAMGVSIVIGLAVHDALNKLYGVSVQLKWPNDVYLDKKKLAGILVEVDGQVEGPCHLVIGVGINLVMPESVAAAIDQPWQDLSSKVGSINKNQLAATLIDCITARLNQYRSQGIKSMVAQWNQLNVYAGQPVSLSTGQQTWQGICEGIDEQGAVMLRQNGEVKAYYGGELSLRPINSFER encoded by the coding sequence ATGCTAAAAGGACTCGAAGGCAATAAATTGCGGGTATTAGAAGCGCTGAATCAGGGCGGATTTGTGTCAGGGCAAGCGCTCGGTGAACAACTTGGTATTAGTCGCACAGCCATCGCTAAACATATTGCGTCACTGCAAGAAATGGGTATTGATATTTTTACCGTGAGTGGCAAAGGGTATTGCCTCAATCACAGCTTACCGCTATTGAATCCACTTCAAATTACTCAAGAACTTGAGAAAAAGCAGCACACCCATTCAAGTATAGAAGTTGTACCGGTCATCGATTCCACCAACACCGAATTAATGCGACGTATACAGCAAGGGCAATATCCAGTGCAAGGACATGCACTTCTTGCTGAAATGCAGCAAGCGGGACGAGGGCGTCGAGGTAAGGTATGGCAGTCGCCATTTGGGGCTAATCTGTATTTGAGTTATTACTGGCGTTTGGATGATGGCATTCAAGCCGCCATGGGTGTGTCTATTGTGATCGGTCTTGCGGTGCATGATGCGCTGAATAAATTGTATGGCGTGTCAGTGCAACTTAAGTGGCCGAATGACGTGTACCTCGATAAAAAGAAATTGGCTGGCATTTTGGTCGAAGTGGATGGTCAGGTTGAAGGTCCATGCCATTTAGTGATTGGTGTTGGAATAAATTTGGTTATGCCAGAGTCCGTAGCCGCTGCTATTGATCAGCCATGGCAAGATTTATCCTCAAAAGTGGGTAGTATTAATAAGAATCAGCTTGCGGCAACGTTAATTGATTGTATTACGGCGCGACTTAATCAATATCGTAGCCAAGGAATTAAGTCGATGGTGGCACAGTGGAACCAACTGAACGTTTACGCAGGGCAACCTGTCTCGCTCAGTACTGGGCAACAAACGTGGCAAGGAATCTGTGAAGGGATAGATGAGCAAGGCGCAGTGATGTTACGCCAAAATGGCGAGGTGAAAGCGTATTACGGTGGCGAGTTATCGCTACGGCCAATCAATTCGTTTGAGCGTTAA
- the murB gene encoding UDP-N-acetylmuramate dehydrogenase, whose product MPSLTSYHTFALPASCQRLIEITHLDELRTLDIKEPFCVLGEGSNTIFIENFAGSVIVMKTKGVHIEPRQNDTFIRVAAGENWHLLVEKLVDMDIGGLENLALIPGTVGAAPVQNIGAYGVELAQFVEYVQGYDLKTLEMRKLSKSQCQFGYRDSIFKHELKERFIITEVGLALPNHWRPNLSYGPLAALSPNNVGVKHLFETVIAIRQSKLPDPKIQPNAGSFFKNPVVSETIAAALQRRFPDMPSYPADSGQIKLAAGWLIEQAGLKGFSLNGVQVYEKQALVLVNQEHANGDALKAMIDVIQRKVSAKFGVNLVHEVRLIAATGEVALSVE is encoded by the coding sequence GTGCCTAGTTTAACCTCGTATCATACCTTTGCGCTGCCAGCATCCTGTCAACGTCTAATTGAAATAACCCATTTAGATGAGTTACGCACCCTCGATATTAAAGAGCCTTTTTGTGTCTTAGGGGAAGGGAGTAACACCATTTTTATCGAAAATTTTGCGGGCAGCGTCATTGTCATGAAAACCAAAGGGGTCCACATAGAGCCTCGCCAAAATGACACCTTCATTCGAGTGGCTGCGGGTGAAAACTGGCATCTGCTTGTAGAAAAATTGGTCGACATGGACATTGGAGGTCTTGAAAACTTAGCATTGATTCCGGGAACGGTTGGGGCTGCACCTGTACAAAATATTGGTGCTTACGGTGTGGAACTGGCTCAATTTGTCGAATACGTTCAAGGCTACGATTTGAAAACGCTAGAAATGCGTAAGTTATCGAAATCTCAGTGCCAGTTTGGGTATCGAGATTCCATATTTAAACATGAATTAAAAGAGCGTTTCATCATTACAGAAGTGGGCCTTGCGTTACCCAATCACTGGCGGCCCAATTTAAGTTACGGTCCGCTCGCCGCGTTGTCGCCAAATAACGTAGGTGTAAAGCACCTCTTTGAAACGGTCATTGCTATTCGACAGAGCAAATTACCCGACCCTAAAATACAGCCCAATGCCGGCAGCTTTTTTAAGAATCCGGTCGTAAGTGAAACGATAGCGGCAGCACTGCAACGTCGTTTTCCGGATATGCCCAGTTATCCTGCTGATTCTGGACAAATAAAGTTAGCGGCGGGGTGGTTAATCGAGCAGGCGGGTCTCAAAGGTTTTTCATTAAACGGTGTGCAAGTGTACGAAAAGCAAGCGTTGGTCCTAGTCAACCAAGAACATGCGAATGGGGATGCGCTAAAGGCTATGATTGATGTGATCCAGCGTAAAGTTAGCGCGAAATTTGGTGTGAACTTAGTTCACGAGGTACGACTAATCGCCGCGACAGGTGAAGTGGCTTTGAGTGTGGAGTAA